A section of the Harmonia axyridis chromosome 2, icHarAxyr1.1, whole genome shotgun sequence genome encodes:
- the LOC123672705 gene encoding intraflagellar transport protein 172 homolog isoform X2, translated as MNLYLLQIDVIETDAKICSMCWSPNNKKLAVATIDRYILLFDENGERKDKFSTKPFNSAAGKKSYIIKGIAFSPDSTKLAVAQTDNIVYVYKIGENWGDKKAICNKFPQSSPVTCLTWLNTGPVICGLADGKVRHLMMKSNKSQSLFASDSLVVSLASNSKGTGFLSGHADGNIIRYFVTADQNGEDAQGRVVSYSVPPTALAWANGYIFAAGCDMKVSVFNNNGKLVKVFDYIKDFEHEFTQAASSPSGQAVVMGSFDRLHLYIWNNRKSLWEETPSKKIENLFTVTSLTWKKDGSRVVCGGLGGSVLMFESVLRRTIWKDKFEITYVGPNQVLVKPLNSNGRGVILKSQYGGEIDDVKIMGHDSYLVARTEDTLMVAALHKNLLSEVPWDNSAHLEKFYFENPSVCTIFNAGELSLVEYGENQVLCSVRTEFANPHLMSVRLNERHQVLENKKLAYLLDLKTICVLNLINGVTVAQITNDSKIDWLELNELGQKLLFRDKKQRLILVDILTNSKQTIFTGVSFVQWVEGSDVAVAQSDNNLAIWYNIDMPENPTIVQVKGDVTDVVRSDGKTEAVCVDGNNTFSIELDEGLVEFGTALNDNDYSRAVLFLESMGPSPESMAMWQNLSQIALKQQNLTLAERCQAALGNVAAAHFFHETSDIGLRYAERFNDYGSNSPEVHARLSIVEGDLSTAENIYLEQGDLEGALQMYKDVYKWDQALRLAKQRNYENLKGLQEEYMKLLKDTNQLEKVGEVLESEGKFEQALVMYLKSKKLVRIPSLLFQHSELMEDTNLVSNVLKQLLRYEMFEAAADIYEKLDKPDLALECYKKGKSWSKALELARVRSPDQVVNLEEQWGDSLVETKQLDAAISHYIEAGATLKALDAAVGAKQWKKAVHIIKVLEMSESVKKYYVAIANHFASVKEYALAEKLYIMSGLYREAVNMYNSAGQWENAHALASEYLDQEEVTDMYLKQAELLEDQKKYRDAEKLYLSVNAPDMAIAMYKRAEQYDNMVRLVERYHPDLLQTTHMHLGQQLEGQAKYRAAEVQYLAAGEWKAAMNMYRGVNMWEEAYRVAKQNGGPRAAEQVAFLWANTLPIDSAIKLLNKYGILDACINYACETYQFNFAFQLSKNLPLKKKEVHYKYAMALEDDGKFAEAEEEFIKAEKSKEAIFMYIHGKNWIDALRVAETHDPTSVADVLQAQAAQCFNDKEFSEFESLLLRAQVPELIVQKYKSTGMWVDALRVSKDYLPHLYPSLQSEYTKSHQYQMGDKSIETILSQANEWALAGQHKQAVDCLLQVDTTIADPPIVKRALVRAADVVNKFLFGQEAVDIIKVLSPRLMQMGEHEHAAQLYISVEMFKEAIDSLIAAEDWSRARKIAKELDPVYENYVETKYKDRLLKKGDVEQLADVDIIGALDLLAEQGQWTRCLEKAKTHNPPILHKYVALYAAKLLKDGFVREALNLYSSYGAPAMPQNFNIYNHIATEMFALPDLSGPDSYNEWEKLRQMLFEIVESLETINHEVKSHFKNLLMISHFYALRATCRDVPTLKSIAVKISCALLRYSDIIPADKAYYEAGMDMKSEGRYSEAFVFLNHYLDLCEAIEEGEGQLVDHSDLVQTDFPSNVPIPNQLYLRDDPQEHDSVREWVLTVSMDQRIEQTLPLDDRQLYASSLQHGEPPCIVTGFPVRKQPVVFGKNHVQANKDAWSKLNMGSKMAPESNVSNVLSFIQKWCGSPSV; from the exons ATGAACCTgtatttacttcaaattgacgtcatc GAGACAGACGCAAAAATATGTTCGATGTGTTGGTCCCCTAATAATAAAAAGCTCGCTGTTGCCACCATCGATAGATACATTTTACTTTTCGATGAAAACGGCGAGAGAAAAGATAAATTTTCTACAAAACCGTTCAATTCTGCGGCAGGGAAGAAATCCTACATAATAAAAGGCATAGCTTTCAGCCCTGATTCCACAAAACTGGCAGTAGCACAGACAGACAACATAGTATATGTTTATAAGATTGGAGAAAATTGGGGCGATAAAAAG GCTATATGCAACAAATTCCCACAATCCTCTCCAGTAACATGTTTAACATGGCTGAATACAGGCCCAGTGATATGTGGCCTGGCTGATGGCAAAGTTAGACATCTGATGATGAAAAGCAACAAGTCTCAGAGCTTATTCGCATCTGATAGTCTTGTGGTGTCTCTAGCCTCAAACTCCAAAGGTACTGGCTTCCTATCAGGACACGCTGATGGGAATATAATCAG ATATTTTGTAACTGCAGACCAAAACGGAGAAGACGCACAAGGAAGAGTAGTTTCTTACTCTGTACCACCAACGGCTTTGGCATGGGCAAACGGATACATTTTTGCTGCTGGGTGCGACATGAAAGTATCTGTTTTTAATAACAACGGAAAACTGGTGAAAGTATTCGATTACATTAAGGATTTCGAGCACGAATTCACACAGGCAGCTAGTAGTCCAAGCGGTCAG GCTGTTGTGATGGGCAGTTTCGATCGCCTTCATCTTTACATCTGGAATAACAGGAAATCGTTGTGGGAGGAAACCCCTTCCAAGAAAATAGAGAATCTTTTCACGGTCACCTCCCTCACTTGGAAGAAAGATGGATCTAGAGTTGTTTGCGGTGGTCTAGGAGGCTCCGTCTTGATGTTCGAATCAG TCTTGAGACGCACGATATGGAAAGATAAGTTCGAAATCACTTACGTTGGCCCCAACCAGGTTCTGGTCAAACCCCTGAATTCGAATGGGAGAGGTGTCATCCTCAAATCGCAGTATGGAGGTGAGATAGACGACGTCAAGATAATGGGACACGACAGTTACTTGGTAGCTCGAACTGAGGACACTCTAATGGTGGCTGCTCTGCATAAAAATTTGCTCAGCGAG GTGCCCTGGGACAACAGCGCCCACCTGGAGAAGTTCTACTTTGAAAACCCGTCCGTCTGTACCATCTTCAACGCCGGCGAGCTCTCTCTGGTTGAGTACGGGGAGAACCAGGTCCTATGCTCTGTTAGGACCGAGTTTGCCAATCCTCACCTGATGAGCGTCCGTCTCAACGAGAGACACCAGGTGCTGGAGAACAAGAAGTTGGCCTACCTGCTGGATCTGAAGACGATATGCGTGCTGAACCTGATCAACGGCGTCACTGTGGCCCAGATCACCAACGACTCGAAGATCGACTGGCTGGAGCTGAACGAGCTGGGGCAGAAGTTGCTGTTTAGGGACAAGAAGCAGAG GCTTATCCTGGTGGACATCCTCACCAATTCAAAGCAAACGATCTTCACGGGAGTCAGTTTCGTTCAATGGGTAGAAGGAAGCGACGTTGCCGTGGCGCAGTCAGATAACAACCTGGCCATTTGGTACAACATTGACATGCCAGAAAATCCAACGATCGTCCAGGTCAAAGGTGACGTCACTGATGTCGTCAGAAGCGACGGCAAGACTGAAGCAGTTTGCGTGGACGGCAACAACACTTTTTCTATAGAATTGGACGAAGGCTTGGTGGAATTCG GCACTGCCCTCAACGACAACGACTACAGCCGAGCCGTGCTCTTCCTGGAATCGATGGGACCCTCGCCCGAGTCTATGGCCATGTGGCAGAACCTTTCCCAAATCGCACTCAAGCAGCAAAACCTCACTTTGGCCGAACGTTGCCAGGCCGCGTTGGGCAACGTTGCCGCTGCTCATTTCTTCCACGAAACCTCCGACATAGGTCTCAGGTACGCCGAGAGGTTCAACGACTATGGATCCAACTCTCCGGAGGTGCACGCCAGGCTGTCCATCGTCGAGGGCGACCTGAGCACCGCGGAGAACATTTACCTGGAGCAGGGTGACCTGGAGGGAGCCTTGCAGATGTACAAAGACGTCTACAAGTGGGATCAGGCATTGCG TCTTGCCAAACAGCGAAACTACGAAAACCTCAAGGGTCTGCAAGAAGAGTACATGAAGCTGTTGAAGGATACCAATCAATTGGAAAAGGTAGGCGAGGTTCTGGAGAGCGAAGGCAAGTTTGAGCAAGCTCTTGTGATGTATCTGAAGTCGAAGAAACTTGTTAGGATACCCAGCTTACTGTTTCAACACTCTGAGCTGATGGAGGACACTAACTTGGTGTCCAATGTTCTGAAGCAACTGCTGAGGTACGAGATGTTCGAGGCAGCCGCTGATATCTACGAGAAGCTGGACAAGCCGGATTTGGCTCTGGAATGTTATAAGAAAG GAAAATCTTGGAGCAAAGCCCTTGAACTGGCCAGGGTGAGAAGCCCAGACCAAGTGGTCAACCTCGAGGAGCAATGGGGCGACAGTTTGGTGGAGACCAAGCAGCTAGACGCTGCCATTAGCCACTATATAGAGGCTGGAGCAACCCTTAAGGCTCTAGACGCGGCGGTAGGTGCCAAGCAATGGAAGAAGGCGGTACACATCATCAAAGTTCTGGAGATGTCCGAGTCTGTCAAGAAATATTACGTGGCTATAGCTAATCATTTCGCCTCTGTGAAG GAGTACGCTTTAGCagaaaaattgtacataatgaGTGGACTGTATCGTGAGGCGGTGAACATGTACAATAGTGCCGGTCAGTGGGAGAACGCCCACGCCTTGGCATCGGAATATCTTGACCAGGAGGAGGTGACCGACATGTACCTTAAGCAAGCCGAGCTGCTGGAGGACCAGAAGAAGTACAGGGACGCAGAGAAACTGTACCTTTCGGTGAACGCGCCAGACATGGCCATAGCTATGTATAAGAGGGCGGAGCAATATGACAATATG GTGCGCCTGGTAGAAAGGTACCATCCAGACCTTCTGCAGACGACGCACATGCACCTTGGGCAGCAGCTGGAGGGTCAGGCCAAGTACAGGGCGGCCGAAGTGCAGTACCTTGCTGCTGGTGAGTGGAAGGCAGCCATGAATATGTATAGGGGTGTCAACATGTGGGAAGAAGCGTACAGGGTGGCCAAACAAAACGGAGGACCAAGAGCAGCCGAACAGGTGGCTTTCCTATGGGCCAATACTCTCCCAATAGATTCCGCCATCAAGCTGTTGAACAAGTACGGAATTCTGGACGCCTGCATCAACTACGCTTGCGAGACCTACCAGTTCAACTTTGCGTTTCAGCTCAGCAAGAATCTCCCGTTAAAG AAAAAAGAGGTCCATTACAAATACGCCATGGCGTTGGAGGACGACGGCAAGTTTGCGGAGGCCGAGGAGGAGTTCATAAAGGCGGAGAAGTCCAAGGAGGCCATATTCATGTACATACACGGCAAGAACTGGATCGACGCGTTGAGAGTGGCTGAAACCCACGACCCGACCTCTGTGGCAGACGTTTTGCAGGCGCAAGCGGCGCAATGTTTCAACGATAAGGAATTTTCGGAGTTCGAGTCTCTGCTCTTGAGGGCGCAGGTGCCGGAGTTGATAGTGCAGAAGTACAAGTCGACAG GAATGTGGGTGGACGCTCTGAGAGTCAGCAAAGACTACCTCCCTCACTTGTACCCCTCCCTCCAATCAGAGTACACGAAATCCCACCAATACCAAATGGGCGACAAAAGCATAGAAACCATCCTGTCACAAGCAAACGAGTGGGCTTTGGCCGGACAGCACAAGCAGGCCGTGGACTGCTTACTTCAAGTAGACACCACCATTGCAGACCCTCCAATAGTGAAGAGGGCCTTAGTCAGAGCTGCAGATGTCGTAAACAAGTTCTTGTTCGGGCAAGAAGCCGTGGACATCATCAAAGTTTTATCCCCTAG ATTGATGCAGATGGGAGAGCACGAGCATGCGGCCCAGCTGTATATAAGTGTGGAGATGTTCAAGGAAGCTATAGACTCGTTGATAGCCGCAGAAGATTGGAGCAGAGCGAGGAAAATTGCCAAAGAATTAGATCCGGTTTATGAGAACTATGTAGAAACGAAGTATAAGGATCGCCTGTTGAAGAAGGGAGATGTGGAGCAACTGGCAGACGTAG ACATTATAGGGGCTTTAGACCTCCTAGCCGAGCAAGGACAGTGGACGCGATGTTTAGAAAAAGCCAAAACCCACAATCCTCCTATCTTGCATAAATACGTCGCTCTGTACGCTGCAAAGCTGCTTAAAGACGGTTTCGTCAGGGAGGCTTTGAATCTATATTCATCCTACGGAGCTCCGGCGATGCCTCAAAACTTCAACATATACAATCATATCGCTACTGAAATGTTTGCTCTTCCCGATCTCTCTGGACCAGACAGTTACAACGAATGGGAGAAACTGAGACAGATGTTGTTCGAAATC gttGAAAGTCTAGAAACTATAAACCACGAGGTGAAAAGCCATTTCAAGAATTTATTGATGATTTCGCACTTCTACGCGTTGAGAGCAACTTGCAGAGATGTTCCAACTTTGAAATCGATAGCTGTGAAGATAAGTTGCGCCCTTCTAAGATATTCGGATATCATTCCTGCAGACAAGGCCTATTACGAAGCAG GAATGGACATGAAGAGTGAAGGCAGATACTCTGAGGCTTTCGTTTTCTTGAATCACTATTTGGATCTGTGTGAAGCCATCGAAGAGGGTGAGGGGCAGCTGGTAGATCACTCGGATTTGGTTCAAACCGATTTTCCATCCAATGTGCCGATACCTAACCAGCTTTACCTGAGAGATGATCCTCAAGAACATGACAGCGTAAGAGAATGGGTCTTGACTGTCAGTATGGACCAAAGAATCGAACAG ACTCTGCCCCTGGATGACAGACAATTGTATGCTTCAAGTCTGCAGCATGGAGAACCACCCTGTATTGTAACCGGTTTTCCAGTACGCAAACAGCCTGTAGTATTTGGCAAGAATCATGTTCAAGCTAATAAGGACGCTTGGTCCAAACTTAATATGGGATCCAAAATGGCACCAGAGTCGAATGTTTCTAATGTTCTTTCCTTTATTCAGAAGTGGTGTGGATCACCaagtgtttaa
- the LOC123672705 gene encoding intraflagellar transport protein 172 homolog isoform X1, with amino-acid sequence MQLKYCKTIIEGQETDAKICSMCWSPNNKKLAVATIDRYILLFDENGERKDKFSTKPFNSAAGKKSYIIKGIAFSPDSTKLAVAQTDNIVYVYKIGENWGDKKAICNKFPQSSPVTCLTWLNTGPVICGLADGKVRHLMMKSNKSQSLFASDSLVVSLASNSKGTGFLSGHADGNIIRYFVTADQNGEDAQGRVVSYSVPPTALAWANGYIFAAGCDMKVSVFNNNGKLVKVFDYIKDFEHEFTQAASSPSGQAVVMGSFDRLHLYIWNNRKSLWEETPSKKIENLFTVTSLTWKKDGSRVVCGGLGGSVLMFESVLRRTIWKDKFEITYVGPNQVLVKPLNSNGRGVILKSQYGGEIDDVKIMGHDSYLVARTEDTLMVAALHKNLLSEVPWDNSAHLEKFYFENPSVCTIFNAGELSLVEYGENQVLCSVRTEFANPHLMSVRLNERHQVLENKKLAYLLDLKTICVLNLINGVTVAQITNDSKIDWLELNELGQKLLFRDKKQRLILVDILTNSKQTIFTGVSFVQWVEGSDVAVAQSDNNLAIWYNIDMPENPTIVQVKGDVTDVVRSDGKTEAVCVDGNNTFSIELDEGLVEFGTALNDNDYSRAVLFLESMGPSPESMAMWQNLSQIALKQQNLTLAERCQAALGNVAAAHFFHETSDIGLRYAERFNDYGSNSPEVHARLSIVEGDLSTAENIYLEQGDLEGALQMYKDVYKWDQALRLAKQRNYENLKGLQEEYMKLLKDTNQLEKVGEVLESEGKFEQALVMYLKSKKLVRIPSLLFQHSELMEDTNLVSNVLKQLLRYEMFEAAADIYEKLDKPDLALECYKKGKSWSKALELARVRSPDQVVNLEEQWGDSLVETKQLDAAISHYIEAGATLKALDAAVGAKQWKKAVHIIKVLEMSESVKKYYVAIANHFASVKEYALAEKLYIMSGLYREAVNMYNSAGQWENAHALASEYLDQEEVTDMYLKQAELLEDQKKYRDAEKLYLSVNAPDMAIAMYKRAEQYDNMVRLVERYHPDLLQTTHMHLGQQLEGQAKYRAAEVQYLAAGEWKAAMNMYRGVNMWEEAYRVAKQNGGPRAAEQVAFLWANTLPIDSAIKLLNKYGILDACINYACETYQFNFAFQLSKNLPLKKKEVHYKYAMALEDDGKFAEAEEEFIKAEKSKEAIFMYIHGKNWIDALRVAETHDPTSVADVLQAQAAQCFNDKEFSEFESLLLRAQVPELIVQKYKSTGMWVDALRVSKDYLPHLYPSLQSEYTKSHQYQMGDKSIETILSQANEWALAGQHKQAVDCLLQVDTTIADPPIVKRALVRAADVVNKFLFGQEAVDIIKVLSPRLMQMGEHEHAAQLYISVEMFKEAIDSLIAAEDWSRARKIAKELDPVYENYVETKYKDRLLKKGDVEQLADVDIIGALDLLAEQGQWTRCLEKAKTHNPPILHKYVALYAAKLLKDGFVREALNLYSSYGAPAMPQNFNIYNHIATEMFALPDLSGPDSYNEWEKLRQMLFEIVESLETINHEVKSHFKNLLMISHFYALRATCRDVPTLKSIAVKISCALLRYSDIIPADKAYYEAGMDMKSEGRYSEAFVFLNHYLDLCEAIEEGEGQLVDHSDLVQTDFPSNVPIPNQLYLRDDPQEHDSVREWVLTVSMDQRIEQTLPLDDRQLYASSLQHGEPPCIVTGFPVRKQPVVFGKNHVQANKDAWSKLNMGSKMAPESNVSNVLSFIQKWCGSPSV; translated from the exons ATGCAACTAAAATATTGTAAAACGATAATTGAAGGTCAA GAGACAGACGCAAAAATATGTTCGATGTGTTGGTCCCCTAATAATAAAAAGCTCGCTGTTGCCACCATCGATAGATACATTTTACTTTTCGATGAAAACGGCGAGAGAAAAGATAAATTTTCTACAAAACCGTTCAATTCTGCGGCAGGGAAGAAATCCTACATAATAAAAGGCATAGCTTTCAGCCCTGATTCCACAAAACTGGCAGTAGCACAGACAGACAACATAGTATATGTTTATAAGATTGGAGAAAATTGGGGCGATAAAAAG GCTATATGCAACAAATTCCCACAATCCTCTCCAGTAACATGTTTAACATGGCTGAATACAGGCCCAGTGATATGTGGCCTGGCTGATGGCAAAGTTAGACATCTGATGATGAAAAGCAACAAGTCTCAGAGCTTATTCGCATCTGATAGTCTTGTGGTGTCTCTAGCCTCAAACTCCAAAGGTACTGGCTTCCTATCAGGACACGCTGATGGGAATATAATCAG ATATTTTGTAACTGCAGACCAAAACGGAGAAGACGCACAAGGAAGAGTAGTTTCTTACTCTGTACCACCAACGGCTTTGGCATGGGCAAACGGATACATTTTTGCTGCTGGGTGCGACATGAAAGTATCTGTTTTTAATAACAACGGAAAACTGGTGAAAGTATTCGATTACATTAAGGATTTCGAGCACGAATTCACACAGGCAGCTAGTAGTCCAAGCGGTCAG GCTGTTGTGATGGGCAGTTTCGATCGCCTTCATCTTTACATCTGGAATAACAGGAAATCGTTGTGGGAGGAAACCCCTTCCAAGAAAATAGAGAATCTTTTCACGGTCACCTCCCTCACTTGGAAGAAAGATGGATCTAGAGTTGTTTGCGGTGGTCTAGGAGGCTCCGTCTTGATGTTCGAATCAG TCTTGAGACGCACGATATGGAAAGATAAGTTCGAAATCACTTACGTTGGCCCCAACCAGGTTCTGGTCAAACCCCTGAATTCGAATGGGAGAGGTGTCATCCTCAAATCGCAGTATGGAGGTGAGATAGACGACGTCAAGATAATGGGACACGACAGTTACTTGGTAGCTCGAACTGAGGACACTCTAATGGTGGCTGCTCTGCATAAAAATTTGCTCAGCGAG GTGCCCTGGGACAACAGCGCCCACCTGGAGAAGTTCTACTTTGAAAACCCGTCCGTCTGTACCATCTTCAACGCCGGCGAGCTCTCTCTGGTTGAGTACGGGGAGAACCAGGTCCTATGCTCTGTTAGGACCGAGTTTGCCAATCCTCACCTGATGAGCGTCCGTCTCAACGAGAGACACCAGGTGCTGGAGAACAAGAAGTTGGCCTACCTGCTGGATCTGAAGACGATATGCGTGCTGAACCTGATCAACGGCGTCACTGTGGCCCAGATCACCAACGACTCGAAGATCGACTGGCTGGAGCTGAACGAGCTGGGGCAGAAGTTGCTGTTTAGGGACAAGAAGCAGAG GCTTATCCTGGTGGACATCCTCACCAATTCAAAGCAAACGATCTTCACGGGAGTCAGTTTCGTTCAATGGGTAGAAGGAAGCGACGTTGCCGTGGCGCAGTCAGATAACAACCTGGCCATTTGGTACAACATTGACATGCCAGAAAATCCAACGATCGTCCAGGTCAAAGGTGACGTCACTGATGTCGTCAGAAGCGACGGCAAGACTGAAGCAGTTTGCGTGGACGGCAACAACACTTTTTCTATAGAATTGGACGAAGGCTTGGTGGAATTCG GCACTGCCCTCAACGACAACGACTACAGCCGAGCCGTGCTCTTCCTGGAATCGATGGGACCCTCGCCCGAGTCTATGGCCATGTGGCAGAACCTTTCCCAAATCGCACTCAAGCAGCAAAACCTCACTTTGGCCGAACGTTGCCAGGCCGCGTTGGGCAACGTTGCCGCTGCTCATTTCTTCCACGAAACCTCCGACATAGGTCTCAGGTACGCCGAGAGGTTCAACGACTATGGATCCAACTCTCCGGAGGTGCACGCCAGGCTGTCCATCGTCGAGGGCGACCTGAGCACCGCGGAGAACATTTACCTGGAGCAGGGTGACCTGGAGGGAGCCTTGCAGATGTACAAAGACGTCTACAAGTGGGATCAGGCATTGCG TCTTGCCAAACAGCGAAACTACGAAAACCTCAAGGGTCTGCAAGAAGAGTACATGAAGCTGTTGAAGGATACCAATCAATTGGAAAAGGTAGGCGAGGTTCTGGAGAGCGAAGGCAAGTTTGAGCAAGCTCTTGTGATGTATCTGAAGTCGAAGAAACTTGTTAGGATACCCAGCTTACTGTTTCAACACTCTGAGCTGATGGAGGACACTAACTTGGTGTCCAATGTTCTGAAGCAACTGCTGAGGTACGAGATGTTCGAGGCAGCCGCTGATATCTACGAGAAGCTGGACAAGCCGGATTTGGCTCTGGAATGTTATAAGAAAG GAAAATCTTGGAGCAAAGCCCTTGAACTGGCCAGGGTGAGAAGCCCAGACCAAGTGGTCAACCTCGAGGAGCAATGGGGCGACAGTTTGGTGGAGACCAAGCAGCTAGACGCTGCCATTAGCCACTATATAGAGGCTGGAGCAACCCTTAAGGCTCTAGACGCGGCGGTAGGTGCCAAGCAATGGAAGAAGGCGGTACACATCATCAAAGTTCTGGAGATGTCCGAGTCTGTCAAGAAATATTACGTGGCTATAGCTAATCATTTCGCCTCTGTGAAG GAGTACGCTTTAGCagaaaaattgtacataatgaGTGGACTGTATCGTGAGGCGGTGAACATGTACAATAGTGCCGGTCAGTGGGAGAACGCCCACGCCTTGGCATCGGAATATCTTGACCAGGAGGAGGTGACCGACATGTACCTTAAGCAAGCCGAGCTGCTGGAGGACCAGAAGAAGTACAGGGACGCAGAGAAACTGTACCTTTCGGTGAACGCGCCAGACATGGCCATAGCTATGTATAAGAGGGCGGAGCAATATGACAATATG GTGCGCCTGGTAGAAAGGTACCATCCAGACCTTCTGCAGACGACGCACATGCACCTTGGGCAGCAGCTGGAGGGTCAGGCCAAGTACAGGGCGGCCGAAGTGCAGTACCTTGCTGCTGGTGAGTGGAAGGCAGCCATGAATATGTATAGGGGTGTCAACATGTGGGAAGAAGCGTACAGGGTGGCCAAACAAAACGGAGGACCAAGAGCAGCCGAACAGGTGGCTTTCCTATGGGCCAATACTCTCCCAATAGATTCCGCCATCAAGCTGTTGAACAAGTACGGAATTCTGGACGCCTGCATCAACTACGCTTGCGAGACCTACCAGTTCAACTTTGCGTTTCAGCTCAGCAAGAATCTCCCGTTAAAG AAAAAAGAGGTCCATTACAAATACGCCATGGCGTTGGAGGACGACGGCAAGTTTGCGGAGGCCGAGGAGGAGTTCATAAAGGCGGAGAAGTCCAAGGAGGCCATATTCATGTACATACACGGCAAGAACTGGATCGACGCGTTGAGAGTGGCTGAAACCCACGACCCGACCTCTGTGGCAGACGTTTTGCAGGCGCAAGCGGCGCAATGTTTCAACGATAAGGAATTTTCGGAGTTCGAGTCTCTGCTCTTGAGGGCGCAGGTGCCGGAGTTGATAGTGCAGAAGTACAAGTCGACAG GAATGTGGGTGGACGCTCTGAGAGTCAGCAAAGACTACCTCCCTCACTTGTACCCCTCCCTCCAATCAGAGTACACGAAATCCCACCAATACCAAATGGGCGACAAAAGCATAGAAACCATCCTGTCACAAGCAAACGAGTGGGCTTTGGCCGGACAGCACAAGCAGGCCGTGGACTGCTTACTTCAAGTAGACACCACCATTGCAGACCCTCCAATAGTGAAGAGGGCCTTAGTCAGAGCTGCAGATGTCGTAAACAAGTTCTTGTTCGGGCAAGAAGCCGTGGACATCATCAAAGTTTTATCCCCTAG ATTGATGCAGATGGGAGAGCACGAGCATGCGGCCCAGCTGTATATAAGTGTGGAGATGTTCAAGGAAGCTATAGACTCGTTGATAGCCGCAGAAGATTGGAGCAGAGCGAGGAAAATTGCCAAAGAATTAGATCCGGTTTATGAGAACTATGTAGAAACGAAGTATAAGGATCGCCTGTTGAAGAAGGGAGATGTGGAGCAACTGGCAGACGTAG ACATTATAGGGGCTTTAGACCTCCTAGCCGAGCAAGGACAGTGGACGCGATGTTTAGAAAAAGCCAAAACCCACAATCCTCCTATCTTGCATAAATACGTCGCTCTGTACGCTGCAAAGCTGCTTAAAGACGGTTTCGTCAGGGAGGCTTTGAATCTATATTCATCCTACGGAGCTCCGGCGATGCCTCAAAACTTCAACATATACAATCATATCGCTACTGAAATGTTTGCTCTTCCCGATCTCTCTGGACCAGACAGTTACAACGAATGGGAGAAACTGAGACAGATGTTGTTCGAAATC gttGAAAGTCTAGAAACTATAAACCACGAGGTGAAAAGCCATTTCAAGAATTTATTGATGATTTCGCACTTCTACGCGTTGAGAGCAACTTGCAGAGATGTTCCAACTTTGAAATCGATAGCTGTGAAGATAAGTTGCGCCCTTCTAAGATATTCGGATATCATTCCTGCAGACAAGGCCTATTACGAAGCAG GAATGGACATGAAGAGTGAAGGCAGATACTCTGAGGCTTTCGTTTTCTTGAATCACTATTTGGATCTGTGTGAAGCCATCGAAGAGGGTGAGGGGCAGCTGGTAGATCACTCGGATTTGGTTCAAACCGATTTTCCATCCAATGTGCCGATACCTAACCAGCTTTACCTGAGAGATGATCCTCAAGAACATGACAGCGTAAGAGAATGGGTCTTGACTGTCAGTATGGACCAAAGAATCGAACAG ACTCTGCCCCTGGATGACAGACAATTGTATGCTTCAAGTCTGCAGCATGGAGAACCACCCTGTATTGTAACCGGTTTTCCAGTACGCAAACAGCCTGTAGTATTTGGCAAGAATCATGTTCAAGCTAATAAGGACGCTTGGTCCAAACTTAATATGGGATCCAAAATGGCACCAGAGTCGAATGTTTCTAATGTTCTTTCCTTTATTCAGAAGTGGTGTGGATCACCaagtgtttaa